In Strigops habroptila isolate Jane chromosome 7, bStrHab1.2.pri, whole genome shotgun sequence, the following are encoded in one genomic region:
- the SPP1 gene encoding osteopontin isoform X2, which produces MKVAVLCLCLISITTAWPVSKSKQHAISASSEEKYDAKDHQSRRYHHHHENSQSWESLQQPQNDLASPQQTLYSSEESVDVPVQPFPDVSSKSHEDVDDDDDDNDSNDTDESDEVVTSFPTDIPVTVPFPPFPFTRGDNAGRGDSVAYRVRAKATVVKSSKPHKAATKLIAYDATEEDESALDADSQQVGLSQEHPAAHRSLVKHISREWADKSHGQDSRELDSKQRDRSLENDSRQKFDSHEAEDDSKAGIREDSHHSVESRESQVRVSAEIPDDNSNQTLESTEDARDRHSIENNEVTL; this is translated from the exons ATGAAGGTGGCAGTTCTGTGTTTATGCCTTATCAGCATCACCACTGCATGGCCA GTGAGTAAATCCAAGCAGCATGCCATTTCTGCcagctctgaagaaaaatat gaTGCCAAGGACCATCAATCACGCAgataccaccaccaccatgagAATTCTCAGTCGTGGGAGAgtctgcagcagccacagaacGACCTGGCGTCACCTCAGCAG ACTCTTTACTCTTCAGAGGAAAGCGTGGATGTCCCAGTACAACCG tTCCCTGATGTGTCAAGCAAGAGCCATGAAGATGTGGATGATGATGACGATGATAATGATTCCAATGACACAGATGAATCCGATGAGGTTGTCACGAGTTTTCCCACAGACATTCCAGTAACTGTACcattccctcctttccccttcacCCGGGGCGACAATGCTGGCAGAGGCGACAGCGTGGCCTACAGAGTGAGGGCAAAAGCCACAGTGGTGAAATCTAGCAAACCCCACAAAGCTGCAACGAAG CTCATTGCCTACGATGCCACTGAGGAGGATGAGAGCGCCCTGGATGCAGACAGCCAGCAAGTGGGGCTCTCCCAGGAGCATCCTGCTGCCCACCGCTCCCTGGTGAAACACATCAGCAGGGAATGGGCTGACAAGAGCCACGGGCAGGACAGCAGGGAGCTGGACAGCAAGCAGCGTGACCGGAGCCTGGAGAACGACAGCCGGCAGAAATTCGATAGCCATGAGGCAGAAGATGATAGCAAAGCTGGGATCAGAGAGGATAGCCACCACAGCGTGGAAAGCAGGGAGAGCCAGGTCCGCGTTTCAGCCGAGATCCCTGACGATAACAGCAACCAAACATTGGAGAGCACCGAGGATGCTCGAGATCGTCACAGCATCGAAAACAACGAAGTCACTCTTTAA
- the SPP1 gene encoding osteopontin isoform X1, whose translation MKVAVLCLCLISITTAWPVSKSKQHAISASSEEKYDAKDHQSRRYHHHHENSQSWESLQQPQNDLASPQQTLYSSEESVDVPVQPQFPDVSSKSHEDVDDDDDDNDSNDTDESDEVVTSFPTDIPVTVPFPPFPFTRGDNAGRGDSVAYRVRAKATVVKSSKPHKAATKLIAYDATEEDESALDADSQQVGLSQEHPAAHRSLVKHISREWADKSHGQDSRELDSKQRDRSLENDSRQKFDSHEAEDDSKAGIREDSHHSVESRESQVRVSAEIPDDNSNQTLESTEDARDRHSIENNEVTL comes from the exons ATGAAGGTGGCAGTTCTGTGTTTATGCCTTATCAGCATCACCACTGCATGGCCA GTGAGTAAATCCAAGCAGCATGCCATTTCTGCcagctctgaagaaaaatat gaTGCCAAGGACCATCAATCACGCAgataccaccaccaccatgagAATTCTCAGTCGTGGGAGAgtctgcagcagccacagaacGACCTGGCGTCACCTCAGCAG ACTCTTTACTCTTCAGAGGAAAGCGTGGATGTCCCAGTACAACCG cagtTCCCTGATGTGTCAAGCAAGAGCCATGAAGATGTGGATGATGATGACGATGATAATGATTCCAATGACACAGATGAATCCGATGAGGTTGTCACGAGTTTTCCCACAGACATTCCAGTAACTGTACcattccctcctttccccttcacCCGGGGCGACAATGCTGGCAGAGGCGACAGCGTGGCCTACAGAGTGAGGGCAAAAGCCACAGTGGTGAAATCTAGCAAACCCCACAAAGCTGCAACGAAG CTCATTGCCTACGATGCCACTGAGGAGGATGAGAGCGCCCTGGATGCAGACAGCCAGCAAGTGGGGCTCTCCCAGGAGCATCCTGCTGCCCACCGCTCCCTGGTGAAACACATCAGCAGGGAATGGGCTGACAAGAGCCACGGGCAGGACAGCAGGGAGCTGGACAGCAAGCAGCGTGACCGGAGCCTGGAGAACGACAGCCGGCAGAAATTCGATAGCCATGAGGCAGAAGATGATAGCAAAGCTGGGATCAGAGAGGATAGCCACCACAGCGTGGAAAGCAGGGAGAGCCAGGTCCGCGTTTCAGCCGAGATCCCTGACGATAACAGCAACCAAACATTGGAGAGCACCGAGGATGCTCGAGATCGTCACAGCATCGAAAACAACGAAGTCACTCTTTAA
- the PKD2 gene encoding polycystin-2 isoform X1: MAGRGGCRRGREQLELERLGEAARAGSCPPSPPLSACSRQAWSRDNPGFEPEEEGAAAAAAAAAGPVLEMDVEWGSPAAGASSSLGRGAAGPGGGGRRQRRVPAGRGGAEVPSRHQVPPDGAAPHRAAWAKRLARRLRGLWGTRLMEESNTSRERYLKSVLRELVTYMIFLVVLCVLTYGTVSSSMYYYTRVMSQLFLETPVSKMEKTDFKTLSTMDDFWKFTEGPLLDGLYWEMWYNNKTMAENKSFIYYENLLLGVPRLRQLKVRNGSCSIPEDLKDEIKDCYDVYSVANEDTAPFGLRNGTAWTYTTEKDLNGSSHWGLIATYSGAGYYQDLSRNREVTAVQIASLKKNLWLDRGTRAAFIDFSVYNANINLFCIVRLLVEFPATGGLVTSWQFQPVRLIQYVSTFDFFMAACEMAFCLFVLYYMVEEILEIHIHRLHYFRSLWNCLDILIIVLSVAAIGISIYRTSTVDMLLKKLLEDQNSFPNFEPLAYWQMQFNNITAVTVFFVWIKLFKFVNFNRAMSQLSTTMSRCVKDVVGFAIMFFIIFLAYAQLAYLVFGTQIDDFSTFQDCIFTQFRIILGDFNFTEVEEANRILGPIYFTTFVFFMFFILLNMFLAIINDTYSEVKSDMAQQKAEMELSDLIRKGYNKAMIKLKLKKTTVDDISESLRQGGGKLNFDELRQDLKGKGHTDAEIEAIFTKYDQDGDQELTEHEHQQMRDDLEKEREDLDLDRSSLPRPLSSRSFPRSLDDSEEDEDEDSGHSSRRRGSSSSGVSYEEFQVLMRRVDRMEHSIGSIVSKIDAVIVKLEAMERAKLKRRDVLGRLLDGVTEDERLGRDNEIHREQMERLVREELERWESDDTASQMSHRLGTPLGLNGQPRSRNSRPSSSQSDGIDGGGGNGGNNIHV; the protein is encoded by the exons aTGGCGGGCCGTGGGGGCTGCCGGCGCGGGCgggagcagctggagctggagcgGCTGGGCGAGGCGGCGCGGGCCGGCTCCTGCCCGCCGTCGCCGCCGCTGTCCGCCTGCTCGCGGCAGGCCTGGAGCCGGGATAACCCGGGCTTCGAGCCGGAGGAGgagggagcggcggcggcggcggcggcggcggctgggCCGGTGCTGGAGATGGACGTGGAGTGGGGCAGCCCCGCGGCCGGCGCTTCGTCGTCGTTGGGCAGAGGCGCGGCGggcccgggcggcggcgggcggcggcagcggcgggtccccgcggggcgcggcggggcggagGTGCCGAGCCGCCACCAGGTGCCGCCCGACGGCGCCGCGCCCCACCGGGCGGCCTGGGCCAAGCGGCTGGCGCGGCGGCTGCGAG gtCTGTGGGGGACAAGACTCATGGAAGAAAGCAACACCAGCAGAGAGCGATACCTGAAAAGTGTTTTACGGGAGTTGGTTACGTACATGATTTTCCTTGTGGTCTTGTGTGTCT TGACTTACGGGACAGTGAGTTCCAGTATGTACTATTACACAAGGGTTATGTCACAGCTCTTCTTGGAAACACCTGTATcaaaaatggagaaaactgATTTCAAAACTTTGTCCACAATGGATGACTTCTGGAAG TTCACAGAAGGCCCTTTGCTGGATGGTCTTTACTGGGAGATGTGgtacaacaacaaaaccatggcagaaaacaaaagcttcatTTATTACGAGAACCTGCTCCTAGGGGTGCCTCGCCTTCGGCAGCTGAAAGTGAGAAATGGTTCGTGCTCAATACCTGAAGATTTAAAGGATGAAATCAAGGACTGCTATGATGTCTATTCTGTAGCTAATGAAGATACTGCTCCCTTTGGACTTCGAAATGGAACAGC TTGGACGTACACCACTGAGAAGGATTTGAATGGGAGCAGCCACTGGGGCTTGATTGCCACGTACAGTGGGGCTGGTTATTACCAAGACCTCTCAAGGAACAGAGAAGTGACAGCTGTGCAGATTGCTAGCCTTAAGAAGAACCTATGGCTGGACAGAGGGACCAGAGCAGCTTTCATTGATTTCTCTGTATACAATGCAAACATCAACCTATTCTGCATTGTCAG gttGTTAGTGGAGTTTCCAGCGACTGGAGGCCTTGTTACGTCTTGGCAATTTCAGCCAGTGAGGCTGATTCAGTATGTCTCCACTTTTGATTTTTTCATGGCAGCCTGTGAAAtggcattttgtctttttgttctttattataTGGTGGAAGAGATTTTAGAAATTCACATTCATAGACTGCACTACTTCAGAAGTCTCTGGAATTGCCTTGATATTCTTATCATTGTG CTCTCTGTGGCAGCTATAGGAATTAGCATCTATAGAACATCAACTGTTGATATGCTCCtgaagaagctgctggaagaTCAGAACTCCTTCCCCAATTTTGAACCTTTGGCGTATTGGCAAATGCAATTCAACAACATCACTGCAGTCACTGTGTTTTTTGTCTGGATTAAG CTTTTCAAATTCGTTAACTTCAACAGAGCAATGAGTCAGTTATCCACTACCATGTCTCGCTGCGTCAAAGATGTCGTTGGCTTTGCTAttatgttttttattattttcttagcaTATGCTCAGTTGGCATATCTTGTCTTTGGCACTCAAATCGATGACTTCAGCACTTTCCAGGACTGCAT atttaCTCAGTTCCGCATCATTTTGGGAGACTTCAACTTCACAGAGGTTGAAGAAGCTAATCGAATTTTGGGACCAATTTATTTCACTACATTTGTGTTCTTTATGTTCTTCATTCTTTTG AATATGTTTTTGGCCATCATCAATGATACGTACTCTGAAGTCAAATCAGATATGGCAcaacagaaggcagaaatggaACTGTCTGATCTAATCAGAAAG GGCTACAACAAAGCTATGATCAAACTTAAATTGAAGAAAACTACTGTTGATGACATTTCAGAAAGCCTGAGACAAGGTGggggaaaattaaattttgatgAACTCCGACAAGACCTAAAAGG GAAGGGGCACACGGATGCAGAGATTGAAGCAATATTTACCAAGTATGACCAGGATGGGGACCAGGAATTGACAGAGCATGAACATCAGCAAATGAGAGATGacttggagaaagaaagg GAGGATCTGGACCTGGACAGGAGCTCTCTGCCACGTCCTCTGAGCAGCCGCAGCTTCCCTCGGAGCTTGGATGACTCcgaggaggatgaggatgaagacAGTGGACACAGCTCCAGGCGGAGGGGCAGCAGCTCTAGTGGGGTTTCCTATGAAGAGTTCCAAGT ACTCATGAGGCGGGTCGATCGCATGGAGCATTCTATCGGCAGTATTGTCTCCAAGATCGATGCGGTTATTGTGAAGCTCGAAGCGATGGAGAGAGCCAAACTAAAAAGGAGAGATGTGTTGGGAAGACTGTTAGATGGGGTGACAGAG GATGAAAGACTGGGTCGTGACAATGAAATACATAGAGAACAAATGGAGCGACTTGTGCGAGAGGAATTGGAGCGATGGGAATCGGATGATACGGCATCCCAAATGAGCCATCGGTTGGGAACACCGCTTGGACTGAATGGCCAGCCTCGTTCAAGGAACTCTCGGCCATCATCCTCCCAGTCAGATGGTATTgatgggggaggaggaaatggGGGGAATAACATCCATGTGTAA
- the PKD2 gene encoding polycystin-2 isoform X2: MEESNTSRERYLKSVLRELVTYMIFLVVLCVLTYGTVSSSMYYYTRVMSQLFLETPVSKMEKTDFKTLSTMDDFWKFTEGPLLDGLYWEMWYNNKTMAENKSFIYYENLLLGVPRLRQLKVRNGSCSIPEDLKDEIKDCYDVYSVANEDTAPFGLRNGTAWTYTTEKDLNGSSHWGLIATYSGAGYYQDLSRNREVTAVQIASLKKNLWLDRGTRAAFIDFSVYNANINLFCIVRLLVEFPATGGLVTSWQFQPVRLIQYVSTFDFFMAACEMAFCLFVLYYMVEEILEIHIHRLHYFRSLWNCLDILIIVLSVAAIGISIYRTSTVDMLLKKLLEDQNSFPNFEPLAYWQMQFNNITAVTVFFVWIKLFKFVNFNRAMSQLSTTMSRCVKDVVGFAIMFFIIFLAYAQLAYLVFGTQIDDFSTFQDCIFTQFRIILGDFNFTEVEEANRILGPIYFTTFVFFMFFILLNMFLAIINDTYSEVKSDMAQQKAEMELSDLIRKGYNKAMIKLKLKKTTVDDISESLRQGGGKLNFDELRQDLKGKGHTDAEIEAIFTKYDQDGDQELTEHEHQQMRDDLEKEREDLDLDRSSLPRPLSSRSFPRSLDDSEEDEDEDSGHSSRRRGSSSSGVSYEEFQVLMRRVDRMEHSIGSIVSKIDAVIVKLEAMERAKLKRRDVLGRLLDGVTEDERLGRDNEIHREQMERLVREELERWESDDTASQMSHRLGTPLGLNGQPRSRNSRPSSSQSDGIDGGGGNGGNNIHV, translated from the exons ATGGAAGAAAGCAACACCAGCAGAGAGCGATACCTGAAAAGTGTTTTACGGGAGTTGGTTACGTACATGATTTTCCTTGTGGTCTTGTGTGTCT TGACTTACGGGACAGTGAGTTCCAGTATGTACTATTACACAAGGGTTATGTCACAGCTCTTCTTGGAAACACCTGTATcaaaaatggagaaaactgATTTCAAAACTTTGTCCACAATGGATGACTTCTGGAAG TTCACAGAAGGCCCTTTGCTGGATGGTCTTTACTGGGAGATGTGgtacaacaacaaaaccatggcagaaaacaaaagcttcatTTATTACGAGAACCTGCTCCTAGGGGTGCCTCGCCTTCGGCAGCTGAAAGTGAGAAATGGTTCGTGCTCAATACCTGAAGATTTAAAGGATGAAATCAAGGACTGCTATGATGTCTATTCTGTAGCTAATGAAGATACTGCTCCCTTTGGACTTCGAAATGGAACAGC TTGGACGTACACCACTGAGAAGGATTTGAATGGGAGCAGCCACTGGGGCTTGATTGCCACGTACAGTGGGGCTGGTTATTACCAAGACCTCTCAAGGAACAGAGAAGTGACAGCTGTGCAGATTGCTAGCCTTAAGAAGAACCTATGGCTGGACAGAGGGACCAGAGCAGCTTTCATTGATTTCTCTGTATACAATGCAAACATCAACCTATTCTGCATTGTCAG gttGTTAGTGGAGTTTCCAGCGACTGGAGGCCTTGTTACGTCTTGGCAATTTCAGCCAGTGAGGCTGATTCAGTATGTCTCCACTTTTGATTTTTTCATGGCAGCCTGTGAAAtggcattttgtctttttgttctttattataTGGTGGAAGAGATTTTAGAAATTCACATTCATAGACTGCACTACTTCAGAAGTCTCTGGAATTGCCTTGATATTCTTATCATTGTG CTCTCTGTGGCAGCTATAGGAATTAGCATCTATAGAACATCAACTGTTGATATGCTCCtgaagaagctgctggaagaTCAGAACTCCTTCCCCAATTTTGAACCTTTGGCGTATTGGCAAATGCAATTCAACAACATCACTGCAGTCACTGTGTTTTTTGTCTGGATTAAG CTTTTCAAATTCGTTAACTTCAACAGAGCAATGAGTCAGTTATCCACTACCATGTCTCGCTGCGTCAAAGATGTCGTTGGCTTTGCTAttatgttttttattattttcttagcaTATGCTCAGTTGGCATATCTTGTCTTTGGCACTCAAATCGATGACTTCAGCACTTTCCAGGACTGCAT atttaCTCAGTTCCGCATCATTTTGGGAGACTTCAACTTCACAGAGGTTGAAGAAGCTAATCGAATTTTGGGACCAATTTATTTCACTACATTTGTGTTCTTTATGTTCTTCATTCTTTTG AATATGTTTTTGGCCATCATCAATGATACGTACTCTGAAGTCAAATCAGATATGGCAcaacagaaggcagaaatggaACTGTCTGATCTAATCAGAAAG GGCTACAACAAAGCTATGATCAAACTTAAATTGAAGAAAACTACTGTTGATGACATTTCAGAAAGCCTGAGACAAGGTGggggaaaattaaattttgatgAACTCCGACAAGACCTAAAAGG GAAGGGGCACACGGATGCAGAGATTGAAGCAATATTTACCAAGTATGACCAGGATGGGGACCAGGAATTGACAGAGCATGAACATCAGCAAATGAGAGATGacttggagaaagaaagg GAGGATCTGGACCTGGACAGGAGCTCTCTGCCACGTCCTCTGAGCAGCCGCAGCTTCCCTCGGAGCTTGGATGACTCcgaggaggatgaggatgaagacAGTGGACACAGCTCCAGGCGGAGGGGCAGCAGCTCTAGTGGGGTTTCCTATGAAGAGTTCCAAGT ACTCATGAGGCGGGTCGATCGCATGGAGCATTCTATCGGCAGTATTGTCTCCAAGATCGATGCGGTTATTGTGAAGCTCGAAGCGATGGAGAGAGCCAAACTAAAAAGGAGAGATGTGTTGGGAAGACTGTTAGATGGGGTGACAGAG GATGAAAGACTGGGTCGTGACAATGAAATACATAGAGAACAAATGGAGCGACTTGTGCGAGAGGAATTGGAGCGATGGGAATCGGATGATACGGCATCCCAAATGAGCCATCGGTTGGGAACACCGCTTGGACTGAATGGCCAGCCTCGTTCAAGGAACTCTCGGCCATCATCCTCCCAGTCAGATGGTATTgatgggggaggaggaaatggGGGGAATAACATCCATGTGTAA